The following coding sequences lie in one Mycobacterium sp. DL440 genomic window:
- a CDS encoding NAD-glutamate dehydrogenase domain-containing protein, with amino-acid sequence MDSLRANHIAPDMQDQQAGVVVPNRLLEGKALNDLIGDAVEVNLDWAGSADGRLNFALAALEPVPLRRMLPALQSMDLEVLEEQAGTWTRPDGRVCHVYHLLLQPGPDVVDAVAQPQDDTVDRIRETFRAMWAGRVESDGFNALLLRAALSWRQVTVLRSYSRYLRQLPMPYGQTRIQRVLLDNPTATRALLDLFEARFDRTEQPADSPHRISRIAEAEQQVATEIDQVLHIDADRILRAYHNLINATVRTNAFAPDALTVWAPYLVHKLDAQSVDELPQPRPLSEIFVYSPEFEGLHLRFGLVARGGLRWSDRHDDYRTEVLGLVKAQAVKNAMIVPVGAKGVFVVKARPAAGQSPRVQGLRSYRQFIAALLDVVDKTAPSDSEDQPRFGGVVCHDGPDPYLVVAADKGTATFSDSANAVALDRGYWMGDAFASGGSAGYDHKAMGITARGAWVSGDTHLAELGIDSAADEFTAVGVGDMSGDVFGNGMLLRPGLRLVAAFDHRHIFIDPQPDTVPARKERQRLFELAQSSWDDYDRSVISPGGGAWPRTAKTIATTPQMRAALGIDDDQIRLTPTQLISHILRAPVDLLFNGGIGTYIKARDEQHSDIADKVNDPVRVDAEDVRAQVIVEGGNLGLSQRARIAYARRGGLVNTDAIDNAAGVDCSDHEVNIKVLLDSATRSGLITGDGRNRLLADMTDEVAQLVLANNQAHNRLLSDARSNATQMVDVHARMTADLEARRGLHRFRENMPSPEVFADLAKDGRGLAAPQLATLMAHVKLDLKADLLACEMFDGPYFVALLTRYFPPTLRRQLGEPLPEHPLRREIITTSIVNRVLASSGLTFAFRLSEETGAAPADIVRAHAVVSEVFDLDTLWSDIYAADLSPALTNAMVIEGRRLLDRAARWFLLNRPQPLEIDTEITRFSTQLAMLHGQLGSMLRGQERATVLTAHDDLVARGVPGNIAHRISESLYAFSLLDIIEVAHVHGEDPAQLARIYFELSDRLGVDRLLLAVSSLPRGGRWHAQARLALREDLYRSLRDLTIDVTKHGLEGDQAACSIRDFEAYNRPRLDRAKRTLDEFLDSADPDLAVLSVASAQLRRLHR; translated from the coding sequence GTGGACTCGTTGCGCGCCAACCATATTGCGCCCGACATGCAGGATCAGCAGGCCGGGGTTGTGGTACCCAACCGGCTGCTGGAAGGCAAGGCGCTCAACGATCTGATCGGCGATGCCGTCGAGGTGAACCTGGACTGGGCAGGCTCCGCGGACGGCCGGTTGAACTTCGCGCTCGCCGCCCTCGAGCCGGTTCCGCTGCGCCGGATGCTGCCCGCGCTGCAGAGCATGGACCTGGAGGTGCTGGAAGAACAGGCGGGTACCTGGACCAGGCCGGACGGGCGGGTCTGCCATGTCTACCACCTGCTCTTGCAGCCCGGTCCCGACGTCGTCGACGCGGTGGCCCAGCCGCAGGACGACACCGTCGATCGCATCCGCGAGACGTTCCGGGCGATGTGGGCCGGCCGGGTCGAATCCGACGGATTCAACGCGCTGCTACTGCGGGCCGCGCTGAGCTGGCGACAGGTGACCGTGCTGCGCAGCTACAGCCGGTACCTTCGACAACTGCCGATGCCCTACGGCCAGACGCGCATCCAACGGGTCCTGCTGGACAACCCGACGGCCACGCGCGCACTGCTGGACCTGTTCGAGGCCCGGTTCGACCGCACCGAACAACCCGCCGACAGCCCCCACCGCATTTCCCGAATCGCAGAGGCCGAGCAGCAGGTGGCCACTGAGATCGATCAGGTGCTGCACATCGATGCCGACCGGATCCTGCGCGCGTACCACAATCTGATCAACGCCACGGTGCGCACCAACGCGTTCGCGCCCGATGCCCTCACCGTCTGGGCGCCCTATCTGGTCCACAAACTCGATGCCCAGTCCGTCGACGAGCTGCCACAGCCACGTCCGCTTTCCGAAATCTTCGTGTACTCACCGGAATTCGAGGGCCTGCATCTTCGCTTCGGGCTGGTGGCCCGCGGCGGGCTCCGTTGGTCCGACCGCCACGACGACTACCGCACCGAGGTTCTGGGACTGGTGAAGGCACAGGCTGTCAAGAACGCGATGATCGTTCCGGTCGGAGCCAAGGGCGTGTTCGTCGTCAAAGCCAGGCCCGCCGCGGGCCAGTCACCCCGTGTTCAGGGACTGCGGAGTTATCGGCAGTTCATCGCCGCACTGCTCGACGTGGTCGACAAGACCGCCCCCTCAGATTCCGAAGATCAACCCCGCTTCGGCGGCGTGGTGTGCCACGACGGACCCGACCCCTACCTGGTGGTGGCCGCGGACAAGGGCACCGCCACATTCTCCGATTCCGCCAATGCGGTGGCGCTCGACCGCGGTTACTGGATGGGCGACGCCTTTGCCTCCGGCGGTTCGGCCGGTTACGACCACAAGGCGATGGGCATCACCGCTCGCGGTGCCTGGGTCAGCGGCGACACTCACCTCGCCGAGCTCGGTATCGATTCGGCGGCCGATGAGTTCACCGCCGTCGGCGTCGGCGACATGAGCGGGGACGTCTTCGGCAACGGCATGCTGCTGCGTCCCGGCCTGCGCCTGGTGGCCGCATTCGATCACCGGCACATCTTCATCGACCCCCAGCCCGATACCGTGCCGGCCCGCAAAGAACGCCAACGGCTGTTCGAACTGGCCCAGTCGTCGTGGGATGACTACGACCGTTCTGTGATCAGCCCGGGCGGAGGGGCGTGGCCGCGGACCGCGAAAACCATTGCCACCACACCGCAGATGCGTGCCGCGCTCGGCATCGACGACGACCAGATCCGGCTCACTCCCACCCAATTGATCAGCCATATCCTGCGCGCCCCGGTGGACCTGCTGTTCAACGGTGGAATCGGCACCTACATCAAGGCCCGCGACGAACAGCACTCCGACATCGCCGACAAGGTGAACGATCCGGTGCGGGTGGACGCCGAGGATGTCCGAGCCCAGGTGATCGTCGAGGGCGGCAACCTCGGGCTGTCCCAACGCGCCCGCATCGCCTACGCCCGGCGCGGCGGTCTGGTGAACACCGATGCCATCGACAACGCGGCCGGAGTGGACTGCTCGGATCACGAGGTCAACATCAAGGTCCTGTTGGACTCCGCCACCCGGTCCGGCCTGATCACGGGTGACGGGCGCAACCGGCTGCTGGCCGATATGACCGACGAAGTGGCACAGCTCGTCCTGGCCAACAACCAGGCGCACAATCGTCTGCTCAGCGATGCCCGCTCCAACGCAACCCAGATGGTCGACGTGCACGCCCGGATGACGGCGGACCTGGAGGCCCGACGCGGGTTACACCGATTCCGCGAAAATATGCCCAGCCCAGAGGTATTCGCTGACCTGGCCAAGGACGGTCGCGGCCTTGCCGCGCCACAACTGGCCACCTTGATGGCACACGTGAAGCTAGACCTCAAGGCTGACCTGCTCGCCTGCGAGATGTTCGACGGCCCATACTTCGTCGCGCTGCTGACCCGGTATTTCCCACCGACGTTGCGACGCCAGCTCGGCGAGCCACTGCCCGAGCATCCGCTCCGTCGGGAGATCATCACCACCTCGATCGTCAACCGCGTGCTGGCCAGCTCGGGGCTGACCTTCGCGTTCCGGCTCTCCGAGGAAACCGGCGCAGCCCCAGCCGATATCGTGCGGGCTCACGCGGTGGTGTCCGAGGTTTTCGACCTCGACACACTCTGGTCCGACATCTATGCCGCCGACCTCTCGCCGGCGCTGACGAATGCGATGGTCATCGAAGGCCGGCGCCTTCTCGACCGGGCCGCCCGATGGTTCTTGCTCAACCGGCCGCAACCGCTCGAAATCGACACCGAGATCACCCGATTCAGCACCCAGCTGGCGATGCTGCACGGACAACTCGGATCGATGCTACGCGGCCAGGAGCGCGCAACCGTCTTGACGGCACACGACGACCTGGTGGCTCGCGGCGTGCCAGGCAACATCGCCCACCGGATCAGCGAATCCCTCTATGCGTTCAGCCTTCTGGACATCATCGAGGTTGCCCACGTCCACGGAGAGGACCCCGCCCAACTGGCCAGGATCTACTTCGAACTGTCGGACCGGCTGGGGGTGGATCGGCTACTGCTGGCGGTGTCGTCGCTTCCCCGGGGTGGCCGCTGGCATGCCCAGGCCCGGCTTGCCCTTCGGGAGGACCTGTACCGGTCATTGCGCGATCT
- a CDS encoding dihydrodipicolinate reductase encodes MSQTSPYRVVQWTTGNVGKSSVAAIARNPTLELVGCYAWSPDKAGKDVGELVGIEPLGVAATNDVQALLALKPDVVVYNPMWIDVDELVEILSAGVNVVATASFITGHNQGEGRGRIAEACRKGGSTMFGSGISPGYVNQLAIVAAGICDRVDKVTVNEAADTTFYDSPETEKPVGFGQPIDHPDLQSMTAHGTGVFGEAVRMIGDALGIEFDEVRCDAEYAQTTEDLDLGSWTIPAGGVAGVFVSWKGIIGGTTRVELTLRWRKGQTLQPDWQIDQDGWVIEVAGRPTVTMKVGFLPPPDFEATTLEEFMVLGHIMTATPPINAIPAVINAAPGIVTYNDLPLILPRGVVPAS; translated from the coding sequence ATGTCACAAACTTCTCCATACCGAGTTGTCCAGTGGACGACGGGAAACGTCGGCAAAAGTTCGGTGGCCGCCATCGCCCGGAACCCGACCCTGGAGCTGGTCGGCTGCTACGCCTGGTCACCGGACAAGGCCGGCAAGGATGTCGGCGAGCTCGTCGGTATCGAACCCCTCGGGGTCGCCGCCACCAATGACGTCCAGGCACTACTGGCCCTCAAACCGGACGTTGTCGTCTACAACCCGATGTGGATCGACGTCGACGAACTGGTCGAAATCCTTTCCGCCGGAGTTAATGTCGTAGCTACGGCCTCATTCATCACCGGACACAACCAGGGCGAGGGCCGCGGCCGCATCGCCGAGGCCTGCCGCAAGGGAGGCTCGACGATGTTCGGATCGGGCATCAGCCCGGGCTACGTCAACCAGTTGGCCATCGTGGCCGCCGGCATCTGCGACCGGGTGGACAAGGTCACCGTCAACGAGGCCGCCGACACCACCTTCTACGACTCACCCGAAACCGAGAAGCCGGTGGGATTCGGCCAGCCCATCGATCATCCCGACCTGCAGTCCATGACAGCCCACGGCACCGGGGTCTTCGGTGAGGCGGTGCGGATGATCGGTGACGCGCTCGGAATCGAGTTCGACGAAGTCCGCTGCGACGCCGAATACGCCCAGACCACAGAGGATCTCGACCTCGGCTCGTGGACGATTCCGGCGGGCGGCGTGGCGGGGGTGTTCGTCAGCTGGAAGGGCATCATCGGCGGCACCACCCGCGTCGAGCTCACCCTGCGCTGGCGCAAAGGTCAGACGCTGCAACCGGATTGGCAGATCGACCAGGATGGCTGGGTGATCGAGGTGGCCGGTCGCCCGACCGTGACGATGAAGGTCGGCTTCCTGCCGCCACCGGACTTCGAGGCCACCACCCTGGAGGAGTTCATGGTGCTCGGACACATCATGACCGCCACTCCCCCGATCAACGCGATTCCCGCGGTAATCAACGCCGCACCCGGGATCGTCACGTACAACGATCTCCCGCTGATCCTGCCGCGGGGAGTGGTACCGGCGAGTTAG
- a CDS encoding TetR/AcrR family transcriptional regulator, which produces MTTGDAPRRGRGRPPRIDQQRIVAAARALPPGALTMQAVADELGVDRTTLHYYVGDRDGLLELVVADLFETELRSIKLPENASWQEILRAYGSAIRQGVLKLGVTATSFRLSGTGGAASLALAEQVLRALAAGGFGTDDAGRVLTLVSGLAMSAAHDVLGSAESRLHHQTPEVVRVLKDLPSSDFPLLSGVVAARGADATAAQDFDFNLDIVIAGLERFLAG; this is translated from the coding sequence GTGACCACCGGAGACGCGCCCCGTCGGGGGCGGGGACGTCCACCGCGCATCGATCAGCAGCGGATCGTCGCCGCGGCACGCGCCCTGCCCCCGGGTGCGCTGACGATGCAGGCGGTCGCCGATGAGCTCGGGGTGGACCGCACCACGTTGCACTACTACGTCGGTGATCGCGACGGCCTGCTCGAGCTGGTTGTGGCCGATCTGTTCGAGACCGAGTTGCGCTCGATCAAGTTGCCCGAAAATGCGAGCTGGCAGGAGATTCTGCGGGCCTACGGCAGCGCGATCCGCCAGGGCGTACTCAAACTCGGAGTGACGGCCACGAGTTTCCGGTTGAGTGGTACCGGTGGGGCGGCGAGCCTCGCGTTGGCTGAGCAGGTACTGCGGGCTCTGGCCGCCGGGGGATTCGGTACCGACGACGCCGGGCGGGTGCTCACCCTGGTATCCGGGCTCGCGATGTCGGCCGCGCACGATGTGCTGGGTTCAGCCGAGTCTCGCCTGCACCATCAGACGCCCGAGGTGGTCCGCGTTCTGAAAGACCTTCCGTCGAGCGACTTTCCGCTGCTCAGCGGCGTGGTAGCCGCTCGCGGCGCCGATGCGACGGCGGCTCAGGATTTCGACTTCAACCTCGACATAGTGATTGCCGGCCTCGAGCGGTTTCTGGCCGGATAA
- a CDS encoding MmpS family transport accessory protein, with translation MFRLLKKAWIPLVLVVVVALGAYAILRIRGTGQNEPNLAEGSGITENFNPKHIKYEITGSGGTANINYLDEYGQPNLIENAPLPWSFTIVTTLPSMSANIMAQGESDVSGLGCRVTVDDDVRDDRTSTDTFKPFIYCLVKSV, from the coding sequence GTGTTCAGGTTGCTCAAAAAGGCGTGGATACCGCTGGTGCTGGTGGTCGTCGTCGCTCTGGGCGCATATGCGATCCTTCGAATTCGGGGCACCGGGCAGAACGAACCGAACTTGGCGGAGGGCTCCGGAATTACCGAGAACTTCAATCCGAAACACATCAAGTACGAGATCACCGGGTCCGGGGGGACGGCGAACATCAACTATCTCGACGAGTACGGTCAACCCAACCTCATCGAAAATGCCCCGCTGCCATGGTCTTTCACGATCGTGACGACGCTCCCGTCCATGTCGGCCAACATCATGGCCCAGGGTGAGAGCGACGTCAGCGGTCTTGGATGCCGGGTGACCGTCGATGACGACGTGCGCGACGACCGGACGAGTACCGACACCTTCAAACCATTCATCTACTGCTTGGTGAAATCCGTATGA
- a CDS encoding RND family transporter, whose translation MSNAHTKPHRPFLGHMVRIFSLPIIVFWVLLTIALGILVPSLDEVAASRSVPLSPTSADSYKAMLNIGKVFQQYDSDSSAMVVLESDEPVGAAAHKYYDEIVAKLKADTEHVQNVQDFWSDPMTAAGSQSVDGKSAYVQIFLAGDQGTSKSYASVAAVRDIVASVPAPPGITAHVAGNSVLNADTQVAGHQSMAKMELVSVGVIIVMLLAVYRSIVTLLVSMVVILLELFAAQGVTAAAGYLNIIGLTPYAVSMVTMLSLAAGTDYVIFLLGRYHEERSKGLDRQDAFYVAYSGVSHVILGSGLTIVGACLCLTMTTLPYFQTMGLPCAIAVLVIIIAGLTLAPAVLTVASKFGLLDPKHKIASPGWRKVGTSVVRWPIPIVFVTSLVAVIGFIALMTYVPQYNDKEFTPADMPANQAMGVADRHFSQARMNPELLMLEADHDLRTPSDMLVIEKVAKNVMHMRGIERVQTITRPLGAPIEHSSIPFLLGANNASTLQAAIFNNDNSAQMLEQADEMSKTVASMERMYAITKQMTEVTHSMVGKTHDMAATTNELRDHISDFDDFFRPIRNYLYWEPHCFDIPMCWSLRSIFDSLDGIDKLADQIQGLTVDLDRLDVLLPQMLPVLQDTIGTMKTMRDFMIATHSTMAGTQAAQQEAAKGATEIGLYFDQAKNDDMFYLPPDVFDNPDFQRAVKMFMSPDGKAVRMIITHQGDPASVDGIKHVQGIKGVVADALKGTPLASAKVSLAGTASLYADMQDGVKTDLMIVIIAAMILIFSIMLIITRSVVAAMVIVGTVAASLGTACGLSVLLWQDILGLGVQWIVIPLSMVILLAVGSDYNLLVVSRFKEEIHAGLNTGIIRGIGATGRVVTAAGLVFAFTMMSMIVSDLRVVGQLGMTIGIGLIVDTLIVRAFMTPSIAAALGRWFWWPLNTFEITRRGREERQRKSAGDRDDSTAPIPTTAE comes from the coding sequence ATGAGCAACGCGCACACGAAGCCCCATCGTCCGTTCCTGGGCCACATGGTCCGGATCTTCTCGCTGCCGATCATCGTATTCTGGGTGCTCCTCACGATTGCCTTGGGAATTCTTGTCCCGTCACTCGACGAGGTCGCGGCATCCCGGTCGGTACCGCTGAGCCCCACCAGCGCGGACTCGTACAAGGCGATGCTGAACATCGGCAAGGTGTTTCAGCAGTACGATTCGGACTCCTCAGCGATGGTCGTGCTGGAGAGCGACGAACCGGTCGGTGCGGCCGCGCACAAGTACTACGACGAGATCGTCGCCAAACTGAAGGCCGATACCGAGCACGTCCAGAACGTCCAGGACTTCTGGAGTGACCCGATGACCGCGGCGGGATCGCAGAGTGTGGACGGGAAGTCCGCCTATGTGCAGATCTTCCTCGCGGGGGACCAGGGCACCAGCAAGAGTTACGCGTCGGTGGCCGCCGTGCGTGACATCGTCGCGTCCGTGCCCGCACCACCGGGTATCACGGCCCACGTCGCCGGAAACAGCGTCCTCAATGCCGACACCCAGGTGGCCGGGCATCAAAGCATGGCGAAAATGGAGTTGGTGTCGGTCGGCGTCATCATCGTGATGCTGCTCGCGGTCTACCGCTCCATCGTGACACTGCTCGTGTCGATGGTTGTCATTCTTTTGGAACTATTTGCTGCACAGGGTGTTACGGCCGCCGCTGGCTACCTGAACATCATCGGCCTGACCCCGTACGCGGTCAGCATGGTGACCATGCTGTCTCTGGCGGCGGGAACCGACTATGTGATCTTCCTCCTCGGCCGATATCACGAGGAGAGATCGAAAGGCCTGGATCGGCAAGACGCATTCTATGTGGCCTACAGCGGCGTATCGCACGTCATCCTGGGCTCTGGATTGACGATCGTCGGCGCCTGCCTGTGCCTCACCATGACCACGCTGCCCTACTTCCAGACCATGGGCCTGCCATGTGCCATCGCGGTTTTGGTGATCATCATTGCCGGACTGACATTGGCGCCCGCGGTTCTGACCGTCGCGTCGAAGTTCGGTTTGCTCGATCCCAAGCACAAGATCGCGTCGCCGGGTTGGCGCAAGGTCGGCACCTCCGTGGTTCGGTGGCCCATCCCCATCGTCTTCGTCACCAGCCTCGTCGCCGTTATCGGCTTCATCGCCTTGATGACCTATGTGCCGCAGTACAACGACAAGGAGTTCACCCCCGCCGATATGCCCGCCAACCAGGCCATGGGTGTCGCAGACCGCCATTTCTCCCAGGCCCGGATGAACCCCGAGCTGCTGATGCTCGAGGCCGATCACGATCTGCGTACGCCCTCCGACATGCTCGTCATCGAAAAGGTCGCCAAGAACGTGATGCACATGCGGGGCATCGAGCGGGTGCAGACCATCACCCGCCCATTGGGCGCACCGATCGAGCACAGCTCCATCCCGTTCCTGCTCGGTGCAAATAACGCCAGCACTCTGCAGGCCGCGATATTCAACAACGACAACTCGGCGCAGATGCTTGAACAGGCCGATGAGATGAGTAAAACCGTCGCCAGCATGGAGCGCATGTACGCCATCACGAAGCAGATGACCGAAGTCACGCACAGCATGGTCGGTAAGACCCACGACATGGCGGCCACGACCAACGAGTTGCGTGATCACATCTCCGACTTTGATGACTTCTTCCGGCCGATCCGCAACTACCTCTATTGGGAACCGCACTGCTTCGACATCCCGATGTGTTGGTCGCTGCGCTCAATTTTCGATTCGTTGGACGGGATCGACAAACTCGCCGATCAGATCCAAGGTCTCACAGTGGATCTGGACCGACTGGATGTGCTGTTGCCGCAGATGCTGCCGGTGCTGCAGGACACCATCGGGACAATGAAGACCATGCGCGACTTCATGATCGCGACCCACAGCACCATGGCCGGCACCCAGGCCGCGCAGCAGGAGGCAGCCAAAGGCGCGACCGAGATAGGCCTGTACTTCGATCAGGCCAAGAACGACGACATGTTCTATCTGCCGCCGGATGTATTCGATAACCCCGACTTCCAACGTGCGGTGAAGATGTTCATGTCGCCCGACGGCAAGGCAGTCAGGATGATCATCACCCACCAGGGCGACCCTGCCTCGGTGGACGGCATCAAACACGTCCAAGGGATCAAAGGTGTTGTCGCAGACGCACTCAAGGGCACCCCGCTGGCCAGCGCGAAGGTGTCGCTGGCCGGAACCGCATCGCTGTACGCCGACATGCAAGACGGCGTGAAAACCGATCTCATGATCGTGATCATCGCTGCGATGATCCTGATCTTCTCGATCATGCTGATCATCACCCGAAGTGTGGTGGCCGCCATGGTGATCGTCGGTACGGTGGCCGCATCCCTGGGCACTGCGTGTGGTTTGTCGGTGCTGCTCTGGCAGGACATCCTCGGCTTGGGCGTGCAGTGGATCGTGATCCCGTTGTCGATGGTGATCCTGCTGGCAGTCGGCTCGGACTACAACCTGCTGGTGGTCTCGCGTTTCAAGGAAGAGATACATGCCGGGCTCAATACCGGCATCATCCGCGGCATCGGGGCCACCGGACGTGTCGTCACCGCGGCCGGCCTGGTGTTCGCCTTCACCATGATGTCGATGATCGTGTCGGACTTGCGGGTGGTCGGTCAGCTCGGCATGACCATCGGTATCGGTCTGATCGTCGACACGTTGATCGTGCGGGCCTTCATGACGCCGTCGATCGCTGCGGCGCTGGGCCGCTGGTTCTGGTGGCCGCTCAACACCTTTGAGATCACCAGGCGCGGTCGCGAAGAGCGCCAACGGAAGTCGGCCGGCGACCGGGACGACAGCACGGCGCCCATTCCGACCACCGCGGAATGA
- a CDS encoding TetR/AcrR family transcriptional regulator — protein MSASAPDAESKLRRRTDGRLDRSRDPAILNAALAALEENGYVNTNMNDIAARAGVGKAAIYRRWSSKAALITDALVYWRPELMDEDAPDTGSLEGDFDEIVRRALRIDEEPFSYDLVLRVAVEATHDPHLGSALDDLMLLKGRRVMTAILQQAAARGEVAQDRDWSLVADVMTGMGLMRVISGQTVDAKFIRDIIDTLILPAVRGR, from the coding sequence ATGAGTGCCAGTGCGCCGGACGCAGAATCCAAGCTGCGCCGGCGTACTGACGGTCGGCTCGACCGATCGCGCGACCCAGCGATCCTCAACGCGGCATTGGCTGCCCTGGAGGAAAACGGCTATGTCAACACCAATATGAACGACATCGCCGCGCGAGCCGGTGTCGGCAAGGCGGCGATCTACCGCCGCTGGTCATCGAAGGCTGCGTTGATCACCGATGCGCTCGTGTATTGGCGGCCGGAGTTGATGGACGAGGATGCGCCCGACACCGGAAGTCTGGAAGGTGATTTCGACGAGATCGTGCGCCGCGCTCTGCGCATCGACGAAGAGCCCTTCTCCTACGATCTGGTCCTGCGAGTCGCAGTCGAGGCCACCCATGATCCGCACCTCGGGTCAGCGCTCGACGATCTGATGCTGCTCAAGGGCAGGCGAGTGATGACGGCAATCCTCCAGCAGGCCGCCGCGCGCGGCGAGGTGGCACAGGACCGGGACTGGTCATTGGTTGCCGACGTGATGACGGGGATGGGCCTGATGCGGGTCATCAGCGGGCAGACCGTCGACGCGAAGTTCATCCGGGACATCATCGACACGTTGATCCTGCCCGCGGTGCGCGGCCGCTGA
- a CDS encoding DUF5994 family protein: MNGLTGTRRLASPVRLTLARQLGADIDGAWWPHTASVANELPDLVGVLHRSLGEVVDIRVNWSAAEGQLDLDSIVTGTRLPTGVKLSRPRLMMVAGQDQCVKLLVVPCKTSVALGGLVMRCAALMPVEESVRRTPMFDTADRVLRVAQIESVRWLGHLQAQTPV; encoded by the coding sequence GTGAACGGCCTCACCGGGACTCGACGGCTGGCCAGCCCTGTCCGGCTCACCCTCGCCCGGCAGTTGGGCGCCGATATTGACGGAGCGTGGTGGCCGCACACCGCCTCGGTGGCGAACGAACTACCAGACCTTGTGGGAGTTCTGCATCGATCGCTGGGGGAAGTTGTTGACATTCGCGTCAACTGGTCAGCCGCTGAGGGCCAGTTGGACCTCGACTCGATCGTGACCGGCACCCGTTTGCCGACCGGGGTGAAGCTGAGTCGGCCCCGTCTGATGATGGTGGCGGGCCAAGACCAGTGCGTGAAACTGCTTGTCGTCCCGTGCAAGACGTCCGTTGCCCTCGGCGGGTTGGTGATGCGTTGCGCCGCGTTGATGCCCGTGGAGGAATCGGTGCGGCGTACCCCCATGTTCGACACTGCGGATCGTGTGCTGCGCGTGGCCCAGATCGAATCCGTGCGATGGTTGGGGCATCTGCAGGCGCAGACGCCTGTGTGA
- a CDS encoding cold-shock protein has translation MTQGTVKWFNGEKGFGFIAPDGGAPDVFVHYSEITGGGFRSLEENQRVEFEITQGAKGPQATGVTAV, from the coding sequence ATGACACAGGGAACTGTGAAATGGTTCAACGGCGAAAAGGGCTTCGGCTTCATCGCTCCTGACGGCGGCGCCCCGGACGTTTTCGTCCACTACTCCGAGATCACCGGCGGTGGTTTCCGGTCGCTCGAAGAGAACCAGCGCGTCGAGTTCGAGATCACCCAGGGAGCCAAGGGCCCCCAGGCAACGGGAGTTACGGCGGTCTAA
- a CDS encoding DUF808 domain-containing protein has protein sequence MSAGLFGLLDDIAALARLAAASIDDIGAATGKATAKAAGVVIDDTAVTPQYVHGIAADRELPVVKRIAIGSLRNKLVFILPAALLLSQFAPWLLTPILMLGATYLCFEGAEKVWGRFLGHGGHDTHGEPTAAVGGDAEKYMVTGAIRTDFILSAEIMVIALNEVANQPFVPRLIILAIVALVITAVVYGVVAGIVKMDDIGLLLAQRSSKVAQKIGRGLVAGMPKLLSALSTIGTVAMLWVGGHILLVGTNTLGWHTLYGVVHHAEESVHHAVGGPFGGVLAWLTNTAASAVIGLLVGTVVVGIMHVLPFGKKDDHDAPA, from the coding sequence GTGAGCGCTGGCCTGTTCGGTTTGCTCGACGACATCGCCGCGCTGGCCCGGCTGGCAGCGGCGTCGATCGACGACATCGGTGCGGCGACAGGCAAGGCCACCGCGAAGGCGGCCGGGGTGGTGATCGACGACACCGCGGTGACGCCACAATACGTGCACGGCATCGCCGCCGATCGTGAGCTGCCGGTCGTCAAGCGCATCGCGATCGGCTCGCTGCGCAACAAGCTCGTGTTCATCCTGCCCGCCGCATTGCTGCTCAGCCAGTTCGCGCCGTGGTTGCTGACGCCCATCCTGATGCTGGGTGCCACCTACCTCTGTTTCGAGGGCGCCGAGAAGGTCTGGGGCCGATTCCTCGGCCATGGCGGGCACGACACCCATGGCGAGCCCACCGCGGCCGTCGGCGGCGACGCCGAGAAATACATGGTGACCGGCGCGATCCGCACCGACTTCATCCTGTCCGCCGAGATCATGGTGATCGCGCTCAACGAGGTGGCCAACCAGCCCTTTGTCCCGCGGTTGATCATCCTGGCGATCGTCGCGCTGGTGATCACCGCGGTGGTGTACGGCGTGGTGGCCGGCATCGTGAAAATGGACGACATCGGTCTGCTGCTGGCCCAGCGCTCGTCGAAGGTGGCGCAGAAGATCGGCCGTGGCCTGGTGGCAGGGATGCCCAAGCTGCTCTCGGCGCTCTCGACGATCGGCACAGTGGCGATGCTCTGGGTCGGTGGACACATTCTGCTGGTCGGCACCAACACCCTGGGCTGGCACACGCTATACGGCGTGGTCCACCATGCCGAGGAGTCGGTGCACCACGCGGTCGGCGGTCCCTTCGGCGGCGTGCTTGCCTGGCTGACCAACACCGCCGCATCGGCGGTGATCGGTCTGCTGGTCGGGACGGTGGTGGTGGGGATCATGCATGTACTTCCGTTCGGCAAGAAAGACGATCACGACGCCCCCGCCTGA